One genomic window of Malaciobacter molluscorum LMG 25693 includes the following:
- a CDS encoding GreA/GreB family elongation factor translates to MKELITEHGFRKFVDEFNHLLKVEKPHWIKEKEIAAQFGDRSENAEYISAKEQIRNIDKRLRFLDKIIKNSNVINIDEIPHNKVNFGSRVTLFDLELEEQKEFTIVGTYETNPKYNFISNKSPLGKKLLGKSIDDEIELFINDKLFEYEVINIEKFDFNLKDIKVLD, encoded by the coding sequence ATGAAAGAATTAATTACAGAACATGGCTTTAGAAAGTTTGTGGATGAATTTAATCATCTATTAAAAGTTGAAAAACCACATTGGATAAAAGAAAAAGAAATAGCTGCACAATTTGGTGATAGAAGTGAAAATGCTGAATATATAAGTGCAAAAGAACAAATACGAAATATTGATAAAAGATTAAGATTTCTTGATAAAATAATAAAAAATAGTAATGTTATAAATATAGATGAAATTCCTCATAATAAAGTTAATTTTGGAAGTAGAGTAACTCTATTTGATTTAGAATTAGAAGAGCAAAAAGAGTTTACTATTGTAGGTACATATGAAACAAATCCAAAATATAATTTTATATCAAATAAATCTCCATTAGGAAAAAAACTACTTGGAAAATCAATTGATGATGAAATTGAACTTTTTATAAATGATAAATTATTTGAATATGAAGTTATAAATATTGAAAAATTTGATTTTAATTTAAAAGATATAAAGGTATTAGATTGA
- a CDS encoding response regulator transcription factor, with the protein MSNITLKDLNILFVEDEDIIRQKSVSTLKYIVANVKEASNGLEALEKLKTFCADLIITDLHMPDMDGVEFIKKVREHNKNICIIVQTAYTTEKYLLSLIDMHIEKYLIKPTSLEKLIEALEYCIDSISDSKISYKKLPNGYEYDWNQKSLIHNKKSIALTKKEILFLELLFKNINNITTYEELQNEVWQDVVMTDNALRSLVRNLRKKLPKDFIINLSGVGYKVS; encoded by the coding sequence GTGTCAAATATAACTTTAAAAGATTTAAATATTTTATTTGTAGAAGATGAAGATATTATAAGACAAAAAAGTGTATCTACACTTAAATATATTGTAGCAAATGTGAAAGAAGCTTCAAATGGTTTAGAAGCTTTAGAAAAATTGAAAACTTTTTGTGCTGATTTAATTATTACTGATTTGCATATGCCAGATATGGATGGTGTTGAATTTATAAAAAAAGTTAGAGAACATAATAAAAATATTTGTATTATTGTTCAAACTGCATATACAACAGAAAAATATCTATTATCTTTAATTGATATGCATATTGAAAAATATCTTATAAAACCAACAAGTTTAGAGAAGTTAATAGAAGCTTTAGAGTATTGTATAGATTCTATTTCTGATTCCAAAATAAGTTATAAGAAACTACCAAATGGATATGAATATGACTGGAATCAAAAAAGTCTAATTCATAATAAAAAATCAATTGCACTTACAAAAAAAGAGATTTTATTTTTAGAATTACTTTTTAAGAATATAAATAATATAACCACTTATGAAGAATTACAAAATGAAGTTTGGCAAGATGTTGTTATGACTGATAATGCATTAAGATCTTTAGTACGAAACCTAAGAAAAAAACTGCCTAAAGATTTTATAATAAACTTATCAGGAGTTGGATATAAAGTTTCATAA
- a CDS encoding class I SAM-dependent methyltransferase, with the protein MIEFLEQVVKQNLENRTNEYERLFHGRGNFYKYYNFLTIDSIDEVLFAIIFEKQKESIENEIINFLRYIYKEYNFKVLILQRRYENKNIILEGKLDSCVFAIENGLKYQLNFSNKNIGFFADMKKGREFVYKNAKDKKVLNLFSYTCSFSVCAIAGGAKEVVNIDMAKNALSLGRQNHLINNLDTKKVKFLPHNILKSWNKIKKLGPYDLIIIDPPSFQKGSFAATKDYEKIVKRLFCLSSNDCIILSALNAPELDTNFIKKLFLEFAKDFKYIKRLNNSERFPSINDEKSLKNMIFKKM; encoded by the coding sequence TTGATAGAATTTTTAGAACAAGTTGTTAAACAAAATTTAGAAAATAGAACAAATGAATATGAAAGATTATTTCATGGTAGAGGAAATTTTTATAAATATTATAATTTTTTAACAATAGATTCTATTGATGAGGTACTTTTTGCAATAATATTTGAAAAGCAAAAAGAGAGTATTGAAAATGAGATTATTAATTTTTTAAGATATATTTATAAAGAATATAACTTTAAAGTATTAATTCTTCAAAGAAGGTATGAAAATAAAAATATTATTTTAGAAGGTAAACTTGACTCTTGTGTTTTTGCAATAGAAAATGGTTTAAAATATCAATTGAATTTTTCTAATAAAAATATTGGCTTTTTTGCAGATATGAAAAAAGGAAGAGAGTTTGTTTATAAAAATGCAAAAGATAAAAAAGTATTAAATCTTTTTTCTTATACTTGCTCTTTTAGTGTTTGTGCAATTGCAGGTGGTGCAAAAGAGGTTGTGAATATAGATATGGCTAAAAATGCGCTCTCACTTGGAAGGCAGAATCATCTTATAAATAACTTAGATACTAAAAAAGTGAAATTTTTACCTCATAATATTTTAAAATCATGGAATAAAATAAAAAAATTAGGTCCATATGATTTAATTATTATTGATCCTCCATCTTTTCAAAAAGGAAGTTTTGCAGCAACAAAAGATTATGAAAAGATAGTAAAAAGGTTATTCTGCTTATCTTCTAATGATTGTATTATTTTAAGTGCATTAAATGCACCAGAACTTGATACAAATTTTATTAAAAAATTATTTTTAGAATTTGCAAAAGATTTTAAATATATAAAAAGATTGAATAATTCAGAAAGATTTCCTTCTATTAATGATGAGAAAAGTTTAAAAAATATGATTTTTAAAAAAATGTAG
- a CDS encoding cytochrome C: protein MKKNVFLMVLFFSISLFANENMYTSTVKNLFENSTSDAVKGRLLPTSKVTILEKNNGKIKIQVEGYMKEGVSNAIYFVKEKRILVAGLSKSAKFDIKKISTEKALDGVKWSKVILTAYTKDNNLTKDLDSLYSKAQELFKNNCAICHPAHPVREFTANQWPSMFKAMVDRTAIPKMDRYLVTQYLQKHAKDMKGE from the coding sequence ATGAAAAAAAATGTATTTTTAATGGTATTATTTTTTAGTATATCATTATTTGCAAATGAAAATATGTACACAAGTACTGTAAAAAATTTGTTTGAGAACTCTACCAGTGACGCAGTTAAAGGAAGACTTCTTCCTACTTCAAAAGTAACTATTTTAGAAAAAAACAATGGAAAAATTAAAATTCAAGTTGAAGGATATATGAAAGAGGGTGTTTCTAATGCTATATATTTTGTTAAAGAAAAAAGAATATTAGTTGCAGGACTTAGTAAAAGTGCAAAATTTGATATTAAAAAAATATCTACTGAAAAAGCATTAGATGGTGTAAAGTGGTCAAAAGTAATTTTAACTGCTTATACAAAAGATAATAACCTTACTAAAGATTTGGACTCTTTATATTCAAAAGCACAAGAGTTATTTAAAAATAATTGTGCAATTTGTCATCCTGCACATCCAGTAAGAGAATTTACTGCAAATCAATGGCCTAGTATGTTTAAAGCAATGGTTGATAGAACAGCAATTCCTAAAATGGATAGATACTTAGTAACACAATATTTACAAAAACATGCAAAAGATATGAAAGGTGAATAA
- a CDS encoding L-lactate MFS transporter gives MKKNRWLMALAAVGVHICIGSVYAWSVYVTPIQKQMNWDLTDVTIAFSIAIFFLGLSAALMGKFVEKNGPRVSATIAAFAFGIGTAGSGLAILMESKLLLYFFYGVLGGCGLGIGYISPVSTLVKWFPDKRGMATGLAIMGFGFASAISGPAIKLLISSVGIANTFFILGTVYFIIMFISAIYLQKPKDGYLPKKFKKKLDSGKKKIKEDLSSMTLDEAIKTPRFYGLWIMLFLNITCGIAIIGVASPLLQEIMGMSALAAAAAVGLMGVFNGAGRIFWASISDFLTRPVVYVIFFITQAIAFYALPNIKELLLFQVVLYFIMSCYGGGFASIPAYIGDIFGTKELGAIHGYILTAWAAAGLVGPLIISNVKDVTGSYSQTLYVFAGFFCVAFVVSLLMLQNIRKLRKQKQ, from the coding sequence ATGAAGAAAAATCGTTGGTTAATGGCACTTGCCGCTGTTGGTGTACATATATGTATAGGCTCTGTTTATGCATGGAGTGTATATGTAACACCTATTCAAAAACAGATGAATTGGGATTTAACTGATGTTACTATAGCATTTAGTATTGCAATATTCTTTTTGGGGTTATCAGCTGCTTTAATGGGAAAATTTGTAGAGAAAAATGGTCCAAGAGTTTCTGCAACTATTGCTGCTTTTGCATTTGGAATAGGAACTGCTGGTTCTGGTCTTGCTATTTTAATGGAATCAAAACTTTTACTTTATTTTTTTTATGGAGTATTAGGTGGTTGTGGATTAGGAATTGGATATATTTCACCTGTATCAACTTTAGTAAAATGGTTTCCAGATAAAAGAGGTATGGCAACAGGTTTAGCTATAATGGGATTTGGTTTTGCATCTGCAATTTCAGGACCTGCGATTAAACTTTTAATTAGTTCTGTTGGTATTGCAAATACATTTTTTATTTTAGGAACAGTTTATTTTATAATTATGTTTATCTCAGCAATTTATTTACAAAAACCAAAAGATGGATATTTACCTAAAAAATTCAAGAAAAAATTAGACTCTGGTAAAAAGAAAATTAAAGAAGATTTATCAAGTATGACTTTAGATGAGGCAATTAAAACTCCTCGATTTTATGGTTTATGGATAATGTTATTTTTAAATATTACTTGTGGAATTGCAATAATTGGAGTAGCTTCTCCTTTATTACAAGAAATAATGGGAATGAGTGCATTAGCTGCAGCTGCCGCTGTTGGATTAATGGGAGTATTTAATGGTGCTGGAAGAATTTTTTGGGCAAGTATATCTGATTTTTTAACAAGACCTGTTGTTTATGTTATATTTTTTATAACGCAAGCAATAGCTTTTTATGCACTACCAAATATTAAAGAACTTTTACTCTTTCAAGTTGTACTTTATTTTATAATGAGTTGTTATGGTGGAGGTTTTGCTTCAATACCAGCTTATATAGGAGATATTTTTGGAACAAAAGAGTTAGGTGCAATTCACGGTTATATTCTAACTGCATGGGCAGCAGCAGGATTAGTAGGTCCTTTAATTATCTCAAATGTTAAAGATGTAACAGGAAGTTATTCTCAAACACTTTATGTTTTTGCAGGTTTTTTCTGTGTTGCATTTGTTGTTTCTCTTTTGATGTTACAAAATATAAGAAAATTAAGAAAACAAAAACAGTAA
- a CDS encoding sensor histidine kinase, with product MNNLKIRQKFLILAVSILISIFFITWLAFKINQDSLRNSNSIIINFQDTQKIQSFYIEDLFTLREMILSLVISPNIKYKKQINKKIISIMNNLDEKFLVKININNKYWDDYKNIALQTINYSLKSDNKDALFNTSTIERKKFYILIDKLKKLQSQKLDSSEKNIAYLKKRIDKNNLYLIFGVLTIGLIGLLLDFTVMMKLVKDIETVQKGLSNFFDYLKNPTDYKNPLNINIKSNDELGLMSTAINEKVKQIKDNLNDDYELIKEATNTLNSLKQGYLGKRVIKEGKSKELNTLKNVMNEAIDSLENQIQKEIKHRTNQEKLMMQQSKLAAMGEMIGNIAHQWRQPLSEINAILMELETISKYSDLQKDHLLESIRSCNTITQHMSNTINDFQNFFKPTKSKNDFSILQSCKKAISIISASLHNNRIKLLFDVQEDNIIYGYSSEFSHAILNIISNAQDVLVSRRIKNPLIKISIKVGKKFTVIKIYDNAGGIYLDDKNIIFEPYFTTKHAKQGTGIGLYMTKTIIEDNMQGFVSVKNIKDGALFTVKVK from the coding sequence ATGAATAATCTAAAAATAAGACAAAAATTTCTTATATTAGCCGTAAGTATTCTAATTTCTATATTTTTTATTACTTGGTTAGCTTTTAAAATAAATCAAGATAGTTTAAGAAATTCAAATAGTATAATTATTAATTTTCAAGATACTCAAAAAATACAATCCTTTTATATTGAAGACTTATTTACCTTAAGAGAGATGATTTTATCTTTAGTTATATCGCCTAATATAAAATATAAAAAGCAGATAAATAAAAAAATAATTTCTATAATGAATAATTTAGATGAAAAATTTTTAGTAAAAATAAATATAAATAATAAATATTGGGATGATTATAAAAATATAGCTTTGCAAACTATAAATTATTCATTAAAATCAGATAACAAAGATGCTCTTTTTAATACTTCCACAATAGAAAGAAAAAAATTTTATATATTGATTGATAAATTAAAAAAATTACAATCACAAAAATTAGATAGTTCTGAAAAAAATATTGCGTATTTAAAGAAAAGAATTGATAAAAATAATTTATATTTAATTTTTGGTGTTTTAACTATTGGGCTAATTGGTTTATTACTTGATTTTACTGTTATGATGAAGTTAGTAAAAGATATTGAAACTGTACAAAAAGGTTTGAGTAATTTTTTTGATTATTTGAAAAATCCAACAGATTATAAAAATCCACTAAATATAAATATTAAAAGTAATGATGAATTAGGTTTGATGAGTACGGCAATAAATGAGAAAGTAAAACAAATAAAAGATAATTTAAATGATGATTATGAACTTATTAAAGAAGCAACAAATACATTAAATAGTTTAAAGCAAGGCTATTTAGGAAAACGAGTAATAAAAGAGGGAAAATCAAAAGAGTTAAATACTTTAAAAAATGTAATGAATGAAGCCATTGATAGTCTAGAAAATCAAATCCAAAAAGAGATAAAACATAGAACAAATCAAGAAAAACTTATGATGCAACAATCAAAACTTGCTGCAATGGGAGAAATGATTGGAAATATTGCACATCAATGGAGACAACCTTTAAGTGAGATAAATGCAATACTTATGGAACTTGAAACAATAAGTAAGTATAGTGATTTACAAAAAGATCATCTTTTAGAAAGTATTAGAAGTTGTAATACAATAACTCAACATATGTCAAATACAATTAATGATTTTCAGAACTTTTTTAAACCTACAAAATCAAAAAATGACTTTTCAATATTACAATCTTGTAAAAAAGCTATTTCTATTATAAGTGCTTCTTTACACAATAATAGAATTAAATTATTATTTGATGTACAAGAAGATAATATAATTTATGGATATTCTAGTGAATTTTCACATGCTATTTTAAATATTATATCAAATGCACAAGATGTTTTAGTATCAAGAAGAATAAAAAATCCATTGATAAAAATAAGTATAAAAGTAGGAAAAAAATTTACTGTAATAAAAATATATGATAACGCTGGTGGAATATATTTAGATGATAAAAATATAATTTTTGAGCCATATTTTACTACAAAACATGCAAAACAAGGTACAGGTATTGGCCTTTATATGACAAAAACTATTATAGAAGATAATATGCAAGGTTTTGTAAGTGTAAAAAATATAAAAGATGGGGCTTTATTTACTGTAAAGGTAAAATAG
- the torA gene encoding trimethylamine-N-oxide reductase TorA, with amino-acid sequence MKNINQNRRSFIKIAALFTAVPFLDSITNRAELLASTISSFSTSLVKNGEVLTAAHWGMLKLTIKNSKVIKSEPYQKTSDIKNSLQYYTDDLIYAKDRIKYPMVRKSYLDNPDDPKRDLRGNDKWVRVSYEKAIKLIAKELKKTRKEKGTKGVFAGSYGWKSSGNMHNSRVLLHRFMTATGGFVGTVGDYSTGASQVIMPHVLGTIEVYEQQTSWPVVLEHSKVVVIWGANPLTTLKIAWSSTDENGFKYFEKLKKSGKKIICIDPYKTETCEYLDARWIAPIPNTDVSMMMGMVHTLLEAKKYDESFLSEYTEGFEKFKDYLYGKEDKIVKDAAWASKICGIDEKTIKELANLFYDNRTMFMSGWGMQRAHHGEQPHWMLVTLASVIGQIGLPGGGFGLSYHYSNGGVPTTKGAIIGGMTSNIEVSKKYTGGSSWLENAAKYAFPVARIADALLNPGKKLDFNGKKVTYPEIDFIYWVGGNPFSHHQDINTLIKAWKKPRTIVVNEIFWTPTARMADIVMPTTTSYERNDITMTGDYSNLNIVPMKQAVKKQFEAKDDYQIFSDLAKEFNVFDKFTQNKTDIQWIEEFYNQAYNQTLKMNLKIPKFKDFWKANKPITFEAPFENTQFVRYSDFREDPILNPLGTPSGKIEIYSKTIEKMNYDDCKAHPTWFEPSEWLGMKDKKAEFALISPHPRHRLHSQLNNTSLRDKYAISNREPIWINTEDAKAKGIKNGDVVRVFNKRGEILAGAIVTNNLKKGVVRVQEGAWYNPLDKAQKNSLCINGSVNILTKDIPTSKLANGNSSNTALVNIEKYTKKAPDLTIFKQPS; translated from the coding sequence ATGAAAAATATAAATCAAAATAGAAGAAGTTTTATAAAAATAGCAGCACTATTTACAGCAGTTCCATTCTTAGATAGTATTACAAATAGAGCAGAACTTTTAGCAAGTACAATATCAAGTTTTTCTACTTCATTAGTTAAAAATGGAGAAGTATTAACAGCAGCTCACTGGGGTATGTTAAAACTTACAATAAAGAATTCAAAAGTAATAAAATCAGAACCTTATCAAAAAACATCAGATATAAAAAATTCTTTACAATATTATACAGATGATTTAATTTATGCAAAAGATAGAATAAAATACCCAATGGTTAGAAAATCATATTTAGATAATCCAGATGATCCTAAAAGAGATCTAAGAGGAAATGATAAATGGGTTAGGGTATCTTATGAAAAAGCAATAAAATTAATAGCAAAAGAGCTTAAAAAAACAAGAAAAGAAAAAGGTACAAAAGGAGTTTTTGCAGGTAGTTATGGATGGAAAAGTAGTGGAAATATGCATAACTCAAGAGTTCTTCTTCATAGGTTTATGACAGCAACTGGTGGATTTGTTGGAACAGTTGGTGATTATTCTACTGGTGCATCTCAAGTTATTATGCCACATGTACTTGGAACAATAGAAGTTTATGAACAGCAAACTTCATGGCCTGTTGTGTTAGAACATTCAAAAGTTGTAGTTATATGGGGAGCAAATCCATTAACAACGTTGAAAATTGCATGGAGTTCAACAGATGAAAATGGATTTAAATATTTTGAGAAATTAAAAAAATCAGGTAAAAAAATAATTTGTATTGATCCATATAAAACAGAAACTTGTGAATATTTAGATGCAAGATGGATTGCTCCTATTCCTAATACTGATGTTTCAATGATGATGGGTATGGTTCATACTTTACTTGAAGCTAAAAAATATGATGAATCTTTTTTAAGTGAATATACAGAAGGTTTTGAAAAGTTTAAAGATTATCTATATGGAAAAGAAGACAAAATTGTAAAAGATGCAGCTTGGGCTTCTAAAATTTGTGGTATTGATGAAAAAACTATAAAAGAGTTAGCAAATTTATTTTATGATAATAGAACTATGTTTATGTCTGGATGGGGAATGCAAAGAGCTCATCATGGAGAACAACCTCATTGGATGTTAGTAACTCTAGCTAGTGTAATAGGTCAAATTGGACTTCCTGGAGGTGGATTTGGATTATCTTATCACTATTCAAATGGTGGAGTTCCTACAACAAAAGGCGCAATTATTGGAGGAATGACTTCAAATATTGAAGTTTCAAAAAAATATACAGGTGGTTCATCTTGGTTAGAGAATGCAGCAAAATATGCATTCCCTGTGGCTAGAATAGCTGATGCATTATTAAATCCTGGGAAAAAATTGGATTTTAATGGTAAGAAAGTAACTTATCCTGAAATTGATTTTATTTATTGGGTTGGTGGAAATCCTTTTTCTCATCATCAAGATATAAATACATTAATAAAAGCTTGGAAAAAACCTAGAACAATTGTAGTAAATGAAATTTTTTGGACACCAACTGCAAGAATGGCAGATATTGTTATGCCTACAACTACAAGTTATGAAAGAAATGATATTACAATGACAGGGGATTATTCAAATTTAAATATAGTTCCTATGAAACAAGCAGTTAAAAAACAATTTGAAGCAAAAGATGATTATCAAATTTTTAGTGATTTAGCAAAAGAGTTTAATGTATTTGATAAATTTACTCAAAATAAAACAGATATTCAATGGATAGAAGAGTTCTATAATCAAGCATATAATCAAACACTAAAAATGAATTTAAAAATCCCTAAGTTTAAAGATTTTTGGAAAGCAAATAAACCAATTACTTTTGAAGCACCATTTGAAAATACACAATTTGTAAGATATTCTGATTTTAGAGAAGATCCTATCTTAAATCCATTAGGAACACCATCAGGTAAAATTGAAATATATTCTAAAACTATTGAAAAAATGAATTATGATGATTGTAAAGCACATCCTACTTGGTTTGAACCTAGTGAGTGGTTAGGAATGAAAGATAAAAAAGCAGAATTTGCTTTAATCTCTCCTCATCCTAGACATAGACTTCATTCTCAATTAAATAATACTTCATTAAGAGATAAATATGCAATTTCAAATAGAGAGCCAATATGGATTAATACAGAAGATGCAAAAGCAAAAGGTATTAAAAATGGCGATGTAGTAAGAGTTTTTAATAAAAGAGGTGAAATTTTAGCTGGTGCAATTGTAACTAATAACTTAAAAAAAGGAGTTGTTAGAGTTCAAGAAGGTGCTTGGTATAATCCTTTAGATAAAGCACAAAAAAATAGTTTATGTATAAATGGTTCTGTAAATATTTTGACAAAAGATATTCCAACTTCAAAACTAGCAAATGGTAATAGTTCAAATACTGCATTAGTTAATATTGAAAAATATACAAAAAAAGCTCCAGATTTAACTATTTTTAAACAACCTTCATAA
- the sstT gene encoding serine/threonine transporter SstT, which produces MRKDSLAYKFFNGNLVLQILIGIVLGVLAGYISKDFANAVSILGTLFVGALKAIAPILVFVLVSTAIATKEMGVQTKIKPIIILYLIGTFLAALTAVIASFIFPIALVLPDAANVATTPPDSVISVLKSVLFNMVDNPIHALQTGNFIGILVWAIAIGVAMHYSNEDTKNVFFDISTGITKIVQFIIRLAPFGIFGLVANTFAKTGFDALFSYGRILLLLVGTMLFIAFIINPIIVFIKTKSNPFPLIFTCIKESAVTAFFTRSSAANIPVNMNLCKKLNLDENTYSVSIPLGATTNMAGAAVTITVLTLAAVHTLQIPVDLPTALLLSIVSALAACGASGVAGGSLLLIPLACSLFGISNDVALQVVAIGFVIGVVQDSLETALNSSTDVIFTASCATKE; this is translated from the coding sequence ATGCGTAAAGATAGTTTAGCTTACAAGTTTTTTAATGGTAATTTAGTTTTACAAATTCTAATTGGAATTGTATTAGGTGTATTAGCAGGATATATTTCTAAAGACTTTGCAAATGCTGTTTCTATTTTAGGAACACTTTTTGTTGGTGCTTTAAAAGCAATTGCACCTATTTTAGTTTTTGTTTTAGTATCTACAGCAATTGCAACAAAAGAGATGGGTGTACAAACAAAAATTAAACCTATAATTATTTTATATTTAATTGGTACATTTTTAGCTGCTTTAACAGCAGTTATTGCTAGTTTTATTTTTCCAATCGCTTTAGTTTTACCTGATGCTGCAAATGTTGCTACTACACCACCAGATAGTGTTATTTCTGTTTTAAAATCTGTTTTATTTAATATGGTTGATAATCCAATTCATGCATTACAAACAGGTAATTTTATAGGAATCTTAGTTTGGGCAATTGCAATTGGTGTAGCCATGCATTATAGTAATGAAGACACAAAAAATGTATTTTTTGATATTTCAACAGGAATTACTAAAATTGTTCAGTTTATAATTAGACTTGCTCCTTTTGGTATTTTTGGTTTAGTTGCAAACACATTTGCAAAAACTGGTTTTGATGCACTATTTAGTTATGGAAGAATTTTACTATTATTAGTTGGGACTATGCTTTTTATTGCATTTATCATTAATCCTATTATTGTATTTATAAAAACAAAATCAAATCCTTTTCCTTTAATTTTTACTTGTATTAAAGAGAGTGCTGTAACTGCATTTTTTACAAGAAGTAGTGCTGCAAATATCCCTGTAAATATGAATTTATGTAAAAAATTAAATTTAGATGAAAACACTTATTCTGTATCTATTCCTTTAGGCGCAACTACAAATATGGCAGGTGCAGCTGTAACTATTACAGTTTTAACTTTAGCAGCTGTTCATACTTTACAAATTCCAGTAGATTTACCAACTGCACTTTTATTAAGTATTGTTTCTGCACTTGCAGCTTGTGGAGCTTCTGGTGTTGCTGGTGGTTCTTTATTATTAATTCCTTTAGCTTGTTCATTATTCGGAATATCTAATGATGTTGCTTTACAAGTTGTTGCTATTGGATTTGTTATTGGAGTTGTACAAGATTCATTAGAAACTGCACTTAACTCTTCAACTGATGTAATTTTTACTGCAAGTTGCGCTACAAAAGAGTAG
- a CDS encoding DUF2391 family protein encodes MNLRFNLEDISQLVIGAFALCVPICFSQEAWNIAETLPILNLILLALLTIFFLGFYIYGSIFQSNIKSRIAVFLFRIFIAYLITMLVVALTLFALHKLPVFTDVLLSIKRVIVISMPASIGAIIVDGLDKE; translated from the coding sequence ATGAATTTAAGATTTAACTTAGAAGATATTTCTCAGTTAGTAATTGGAGCATTTGCACTATGTGTTCCTATTTGTTTTTCCCAAGAAGCTTGGAATATTGCAGAAACTTTACCTATATTAAATCTTATTCTATTAGCTTTATTAACCATATTTTTTCTTGGTTTTTATATTTATGGAAGTATTTTTCAATCAAATATAAAATCAAGGATCGCAGTATTTTTATTTAGAATTTTTATTGCTTATTTAATTACTATGCTAGTTGTTGCACTAACTCTTTTTGCTCTACATAAATTACCTGTATTTACTGATGTTTTATTATCAATAAAAAGAGTAATTGTAATATCAATGCCTGCTTCTATTGGTGCGATAATAGTTGATGGATTAGATAAAGAATAA